In Candidatus Omnitrophota bacterium, a single genomic region encodes these proteins:
- a CDS encoding thioredoxin family protein, translating into MIKIQIYGKGCPKCNDLAHKAEEALRQTGKEGKVEHVADIGEITRKGIMLTPALVIGDEVVSEGKVLSVDDIVKAIRDE; encoded by the coding sequence ATGATAAAAATACAGATCTATGGAAAAGGATGTCCGAAGTGCAATGACCTGGCACATAAGGCCGAGGAGGCGCTCAGGCAGACGGGTAAAGAAGGTAAGGTCGAGCATGTGGCCGATATCGGCGAGATTACCCGTAAGGGCATTATGCTCACGCCGGCACTGGTCATTGGTGATGAGGTAGTAAGCGAAGGAAAGGTGCTTTCCGTGGATGATATCGTAAAAGCTATAAGGGACGAATAG